One segment of Yersinia kristensenii DNA contains the following:
- a CDS encoding helix-turn-helix transcriptional regulator, whose amino-acid sequence MDKSLLDSVKMLIPFWENSSEAWGVKDSKSTFVYANNRFGELLGLPDKFNVEGRLDGELPAPTAEFQAEFQEHDRQAILSQERATTIEIHAFERQSYFQPYFCDKYPLIDEHGIAQGLIFHARPVPNIILMHLNKIKVPTSLIFTPPSESFSKREWEILFYVLHSFSSKDIAKKLHLSPRSVCNIIQSIYNKAGVTSKKQIIEYCYEKKINNYVPQSFFEYSGSFPLM is encoded by the coding sequence ATGGATAAATCGTTATTAGATTCAGTTAAAATGTTAATACCATTTTGGGAAAATAGCTCAGAAGCTTGGGGGGTAAAGGATAGTAAATCAACATTTGTATATGCTAATAATAGATTTGGTGAGTTATTAGGGCTGCCTGATAAATTTAATGTGGAAGGGCGGTTAGATGGGGAACTTCCTGCCCCTACAGCAGAGTTTCAAGCTGAATTTCAAGAACATGACCGCCAAGCTATATTATCGCAAGAGCGAGCTACTACGATCGAAATACATGCATTTGAACGGCAGTCTTATTTTCAACCTTATTTTTGTGATAAATATCCGTTAATAGATGAACATGGCATAGCTCAGGGGCTTATTTTTCACGCAAGGCCAGTGCCAAATATCATTCTGATGCATTTAAATAAAATAAAAGTTCCAACTTCGCTTATATTTACGCCTCCATCTGAATCATTTTCTAAAAGAGAGTGGGAAATATTGTTTTATGTTTTACATTCATTTTCAAGTAAAGATATTGCTAAAAAACTCCATTTATCACCTAGGTCAGTCTGCAATATAATCCAAAGTATCTATAACAAGGCTGGAGTTACCAGTAAAAAGCAGATCATAGAATATTGTTATGAGAAGAAGATAAATAATTATGTCCCTCAAAGCTTCTTTGAATACTCAGGTTCTTTCCCGCTTATGTAG
- a CDS encoding AsmA family protein, with amino-acid sequence MKFLGKVLLTLLLLLVLSIVLCYVLLQTSWAAGWLSRWVSDNSEYRLSLGKIDHSWSQPGQVSLTDITLGRANQPAFLIAQQAVLGLSWQQLTEPRHLLSLNLQNGSLTLNNSTSPLPLQADTLRLTNMALNTTIEPQNQAGQWTVAGQQVNGGLIPWQPMPGNSLGENAQFQFSAGSLSINGITAEKLYLQGSIQKNTLTLNNFGADIAQGELTGNASQSADGSWLVGSLRLSNIRLQTSAALEDVWNTFLQLPPITLKRFDLIDARVEGKNWAFNDLDLTLKNITFKQGDWQSDDGELSLNAGDIIKGNIHLIDPIATLALSPAGIAINQFSTRWQDGLLRTQGNWARDTHRLQLDELTLVALVYTLPTDWKQQWQQTLPNWLSEVYISKLSANRNLLIDISPDFPFQITSLDAAGTHLLLAKNHQWGVWSGSLMLNAGNATFNKNDVRRPSLALSANEQQITVSDLSAFTPEGLLEANTTMDQTPARTFSLALTGRSVDLNILQNWGWPTLPLQGLGNLKLQIKGNLAADKPLKPTLNGSLQATDSHGQQVNQVMQHGEVHGVAGQ; translated from the coding sequence ATGAAATTTCTCGGGAAAGTGCTGCTAACGTTATTACTGCTATTAGTACTGTCTATAGTGCTGTGCTATGTATTGCTTCAGACTAGCTGGGCTGCTGGTTGGTTAAGCCGTTGGGTCAGTGATAACAGCGAATATCGCCTTTCTCTGGGGAAAATAGACCACTCATGGTCACAACCTGGGCAAGTCAGCTTGACTGATATCACGCTCGGGCGGGCCAATCAGCCTGCGTTTCTTATTGCCCAGCAGGCCGTATTGGGTCTGAGCTGGCAGCAACTGACCGAGCCTCGCCATCTTCTCAGCCTTAATTTGCAAAATGGTAGTTTAACTCTCAATAACAGCACATCACCGCTACCCTTGCAGGCTGATACTTTAAGGCTGACCAATATGGCGCTCAATACCACTATTGAGCCGCAAAATCAGGCAGGTCAGTGGACAGTGGCTGGGCAACAAGTTAATGGCGGCCTGATCCCTTGGCAACCAATGCCCGGTAATAGTCTGGGTGAAAATGCCCAATTTCAGTTCAGCGCGGGTTCTTTGAGCATCAATGGCATCACAGCTGAAAAACTGTATTTGCAAGGCTCAATACAGAAAAACACACTTACTTTGAATAACTTCGGGGCTGATATCGCGCAAGGGGAGCTGACTGGCAATGCCAGTCAATCCGCTGATGGAAGTTGGCTGGTCGGAAGCTTACGCTTGAGTAATATTCGTCTACAAACCTCGGCAGCATTAGAAGATGTCTGGAATACATTTTTACAACTTCCGCCCATTACGCTGAAACGCTTTGATTTAATTGATGCGCGGGTTGAAGGGAAAAATTGGGCGTTTAATGACTTAGATCTCACCCTTAAAAACATCACGTTTAAGCAAGGTGACTGGCAAAGTGATGATGGGGAATTATCCCTTAATGCCGGTGACATTATTAAAGGTAATATTCATCTGATTGACCCTATCGCGACATTAGCATTATCACCAGCAGGGATAGCAATTAATCAGTTCTCCACTCGTTGGCAAGATGGTCTATTAAGAACCCAGGGGAACTGGGCGCGGGATACCCACCGCCTACAACTCGATGAGCTGACACTGGTGGCTCTGGTTTATACCCTTCCCACTGACTGGAAGCAGCAATGGCAACAAACACTGCCAAACTGGTTGTCTGAGGTCTATATCAGCAAGTTAAGTGCTAACCGTAACTTGTTGATTGATATCAGCCCAGATTTCCCGTTCCAAATTACGTCACTGGATGCCGCGGGGACTCATTTACTGCTCGCCAAAAATCATCAATGGGGAGTATGGTCTGGTTCATTGATGTTGAATGCCGGGAATGCGACCTTTAATAAAAACGATGTCCGCCGCCCATCATTAGCTCTGAGCGCTAATGAGCAACAAATTACAGTGAGTGATTTAAGTGCTTTCACTCCAGAAGGATTACTGGAAGCCAACACCACTATGGACCAAACTCCAGCCAGAACTTTCTCCCTCGCACTGACTGGCCGCTCTGTCGACCTTAACATTTTACAAAACTGGGGCTGGCCAACATTACCGTTGCAAGGGTTGGGTAATTTGAAATTACAGATAAAAGGTAATTTGGCAGCAGATAAACCATTGAAACCTACCCTTAATGGCTCTCTGCAAGCCACTGATAGCCACGGGCAGCAAGTTAATCAGGTGATGCAGCACGGCGAGGTACATGGCGTAGCGGGGCAATAA